Part of the Terriglobia bacterium genome is shown below.
AATCAGCCTAAACCCCATGCTAGTGCTGGGTGCCCGACACTGGTCGTCGTGGCTGGCGCAATCTGATCGCGGACACTACCCCTGCCACTCCAACCATGATGATTGAGGCCTCTCTCGATACCTGACCGGAGTAGTTATGCACCGTGAACTGCCATTGCGTCGTGAGAAACGCCAATAGGCAGACAGGCAGAGCAATCGCGCAACCGGCTATCCCTATTTTGGCGCTGAGTCTGGGTTTCAAGAAAGCAACCAGGGTCGCAACGACGAGCAGCAGGACCGCAGCAACCATAGGATATAATACTATGGGAATGTTGCGATCTGCGGCCTCATAGACAATTTCCGTGTAGAGAGCCCAATCTCCGAGAAACAGAGCCGTAACGAAATAGACAAGCCCGACTCCTAAGCGAAGCTGCCAAGGCGTCGGAATTCCAGGTTCGCCAGCTGCAGTCGTTAGTAACACATGAACCTCCTGACAAACGAGTCTTGCTTCAGACCTTGATTGCTGGTCGGATTGCTAGGATCGAACCCCGAAAGACGAAAACCGTAGTCGGTCAGCGTCACTGTACCTCGGATGAAGGTCTGTTTCTGCTCCAAAGTCCAGAAGTACGGTGGAACATCCGCTGCGGAGGCTAGTTTGAAGTTAGGAGTTCCTGCGTTGGGTTGTACAACGATACCGACGTGTCCAGTGCCGTCCGGCCCACCGGGGGGGTATCCCGTAGCCAGTATATCCCCTGGGCGCGCGTCATCTGGGCCCGCAGCCACAGTTTTCCAGCACCCAGCGCTCCTGGTAGGATTAGCCCAATCGGCAGCGAGAAAATTGATAGTCCTGCTCAGGCCGAAACGGTTGGTGAACGTCCTTGTCGGAGGAGGCTCTTGAAGCATCGTCGCATCTGAAGCCTCTTGTAAAACATCTGCGACGAACTTATTGCAGGTGACTGGGGGATTCGGAAAACCCTCTTTCCATCGGACGCCGTTTCCAACGTAGCCTTTCGCAAGGCTTGCGACTTCTGAGCGGTAAATGGATCCCAGGCTCGGGACAGCGGTTCCGGCCTCGCGTGGGAATCGAGTGACCCGACAATCGTGGGCATATCCGCTGATAACCCGCCCGTCATCACGGCGAAGGCTGTCGGGCACGTTACCATCACCGCGGCCGACGGCACCGCCGACGTAACCGTATATCCTGGACCATACTTGCCGATCGGCACAGTAAAGTGGTCCCAACCCGGGGACGGATCTGGAGTGTACTGGATTCTGCCTGCGGTGCCGTCAGAGCAGGGCGTCGCCGACTGCATGAACCCAAACAGCTTCGCAGCGCTGCCGACTAGTTGGGAGATCGCTCACCCCTAATCCACGCCGAACGTCCTCATCTCCGGCTCGCCCGGTTGCGTCCCGCGTCTGCGGAAGATCTGGATCATGGCATCCACAACGTCCGCGTCGTACTCGATGCCGGCGCGCTGGGAAATCCGCTCCATCGCTTCCGATGGCGAGATGCGCGCGTTCTTGGCGCTGGTCAGCGAATCGTATACGTCCGACACCAGCAGAATGCGCGCCTCCAGCGGCGCGTTCGGCAAAAGTTGCGATTGCTCTGCCTTCTCCATCAGCGCATGATGTGCCAGCAACGTGGGGATAATTCGCCACAGGGCTCCGCCTTTGGCCGGCGGCAGCTTTCGTCCTTGCGCCAGACTCGCCTGGATCTGGTCCAGTTCCGCGGGGGTCATGTTCGCAGCCTGATACAGCATCTCGTTGGAGATCCCAACTTTGTCGATTTCGTGCAGCAGCGCGGCTGCGCGCACGTCCTCCACCCGTTGTGAGCCCAGTTCCATCTGCTCGGCGATCTTGCTCGCCGTTAGCGATACGCGGAACGGGTGGTTCTGGCTGTACTTGTTGTCCGACGCGATGTGCTGCAGGATCATCAAAATGCCTTCATAGCTTTGCCGCAATTCCCGCAGGTGCTCTTCCTTGCGGTCATAGAGCGTGCCCATCAGGTAGGCGATCACCAGCAGTGTTCCGCCCCACACCATGAAATCGAACCACGGCTCCTCGGCGATGAAATCGAAGCTCTTTCCCAGCACGATGGGATTGACGTAAGCGAGCGCCAGGATCAGGAACACGCTGGCCAAGGCGGTCAGAACCGCATGCCGCCGGCCGTAGTAATAGGCCGAGAAGATCGTGGGCAGCACGTAGACGCCGAGCAGCATGCGGTGCTCCGCTACCATCAAATTCAGTAACAGCGCGATCGCAAACATCGCCAGCAGCAGCCAAAGCTCTCGGTTTACCGACCCCAGCCCGCGCTTCCGTACCTTTCTCTTATGAGACGAATCCGCTCCACCGCCGATCGCCGGATTCGCCACCGTTTCGATCGAAGACATACTCCTGCACCTCTAGGCAGTCGCTCATTTCGCTCGCGGATGAGTTGCATCGTACACCTGAATCACATGCTTCATGGACAATTGCGTGTATCGTTGGGTCGTGGCCAATCGTTCATGTCCCAGCATCTCCTGAATGGCCCGCAGGTCGGCACCTTCCTCCAGCAGGTGCGTGCCAAAGGCGTGCCGTAGCGTGTGGGGATGCAGGTCCGGCGGAAGCCCCCGCGCCACCGCGACACTCTTTACGATCCGCCCCACACTGCGCGTCGTCAGCCGTCCGCCGCGGCGGTTCACCAGCAGCGCCGGCGACGACTTCTTCCGCGCTTTCAATACCGCCTCCCGTGCCGGCAGGTACGCCGAAATCGCGGCGCCCGCCGACTCGCCGAAGGGCACCACTCTTTGCTTGCTACCCTTGCCGCGCACCAGGATGACGCCGTTCGACCAGTGAATGTCGGCAAGGTTCATGCCCACCAGTTCCGAGTTCCGCAACCCGCAACCGTACAGCAGTTCCAGGATCGCGCGATCGCGCTCCGGGAACGCCGCCGCGTCCGGCATCCCACCGTCCAGCACGGTATTGATCTCCTCGATCGTCGGCACGCGCGGCAGTTTCTTCGCAAGCCGTGGCGTTGCCACCAGTGCCGCTGGATTCTGCTCGACAATGCCCTCGCGAGCCAGCCAGCGGTACAACGAGCGCACCGCGGCCAGCGCCCGCGCCACCGAGGTCTTGCTCAGTCCTCGTTCGTACAGATGCGACAGGAAACCGCGGATGCGCACGTGATCGATGGCGCCCCAAGTCGCCTCGCCGGCGTACTGTGCAAACTCGCCCAGGTCGCGCGCGTAGGCGTGGATGGTGTGAAGCGAAGCATTGCGCTCGCGCAGGCTGCGCAGGAAATTTGCGACGCCCTTCTCGACCGCGGTCTTCGCGACCCGTCCGTCCTGTCCTCTCTGCGCGCTCAATCTGCTAACTCCCAACTACCAACTCCTTCTCTTCGCCCGTGGATGATGCTGCATGAACACCGTCTTCAGCCGGTCAATCGCGACGTGGGTGTACACCTGCGTCGTCGAGATATCCGCGTGACCGAGGATGGTTTGCACCGTGCGCAGGTCGGCGCCGTTTTCCACCATGTGCGTCGCGCAACTGTGGCGCAGCATGTGCGGCGACGCCGCCCGTCCGCTCGCCTGCGACGCCGCGCGCACGATTTGCCACACGCGCTGCCGCGTCAGGCGCCGTGCCCCTCGCGCGATGAACAGAAGGGGTGAACTTCGCTGTCCCGCCAACACCGATCTCGGTCCGGCCAGATAGTGCTGCAAAGCTTCCACCGCCGCGCGCCCCAGCGGCACGATGCGCTCCTTGTCCCCCTTGCCGCGCACCAGCACGCATCCCTGTTCGTTCTTCAGATCATTCAGGCCAACGCCGACCGCCTCGCTGACGCGCAGCGCCCCGGCGTACAGCATCTCCAGCATTGCCCGGTCGCGCGCCGCGATCGCCGTTCGACTCGGGTTCGTGTGGCATGGGTCTCCAACCTGTGGTGCCTTTGGGGTCAGCAAGCTTTCCGTTTCCGCCCACGACAGCGCTTTCGGCAGCACCTTCCACTGCCGCGGCGTGTCAATGTTCAACGTGGGATCGTGCTCGATCATCCGGTCGAGCAACAGGTACTTGTAGAACTGCCGCAGCGCGGAGAGCTTGCGCGCCACCGAGCGTCCGTCCGCCTGCTGCGAGAACAGGCGGCCGAGAAAGTCGCGGACGTCCTGCCGCCGGGCGCGCAGCAGCGCACGCGCCGGCTTCGGCCGCTGCAGAAAGTCGGAAAACTGCTTCAGGTCGCGGACATAGGCTTCCACCGACAGCCGCGCCAGCCCCTTCTCGATCTTCAGGTAGTCGACAAACCCGGAGAGCACTCGCTCGTTGAGCGCAGAAATAGCCACGCCGCGATTATGTCCGATAAGTTTCCACTGGCGCGATACTCAGGTGGGTTCCCGTCGTATGTCAGTGGTGCTGGTTCACCGCGACCGGAGACAGTAGAGCTAAGCGGCAGCGCTTGATCCACCGGCGACCGCCTCCAGCAGTTCTCGCGCATACAGCGGGCTGTCTGGGCGCTCCTCGTGCTTGAAGAAGGCGTAGATCTCGCCGACTTGGTTCAGGCGCTTACGCATCGCCGTCGCGATCTGCTGCCGCTCTGTCTTCAAGTATTCCGGCTTCCGCAAGCGGAAGTAGGCGAAGTCAGCGGTAAACCTTTCAGGCGACGCCAATTTATCGCTTTCCGCGATGCACAGCGCAGCGTTGTGTCGCTCCAAGACCGCAAATACGTCAGCGTTGAACCAGGATGCATGGCGAAACTCGAACGCCACGCGCAGCCGGCGTGGCGCCAGCTCGAGAAACGAGTTTAGCAAGTGCGCATCAGCCTTGAGGTCCGGCGGTAACTGGAACAGGACCGGCCCCAGACGTTCGGCCTGCGCCAACGGCTGTATCGAATCCACGAAGCGCTGCAACGGCTCTTGCGCATTTTTGAGCCGGCGGAAATGGGTGATCGCCTGGTGCGCCTTGAGCGCGAAGCGGAAATGCTGCGGGGTTTGCGCCATCCACGAGGCGATGATCTTTTCGTTCAGCATGCGCCGAAAGCTGTAGTTGACCTCGACCGCATTCAACTGCGTGGAATAAAACTTGAGGAAATCTTTTTGCGGCAGCTTGGGGGGATAGAAGTCTGGCTTCCACACCGCGTACGCCCACCCCGATGTGCCCGCGTAGAACTTGCTGGAACCGGTTTCCATGTTCCTGCTTCCGGAATCTCGACGCGCCACTTACAGCCCCAGGTAAGCGCTCCGGACCTCGTCCATGTTCTCCACTTGCTGTGCCGGCCCTTCCAGCCGCACCCGGCCTTCGGCCATGACGTAGGCGTAATCGGCGAGCGCCAGCGCCAGGTGAACGTTCTGCTCCACCAGCACGATGGTGATCCCCTCCTGCTTCAGCTTCTTCAACGTAAGGAAAAGCTGCTGCGCCAGCAAGGGGGACAAGCCGAGCGACAGCTCGTCAATCATGAGCACCAGTGGCTCCTGCATCAGCCCGCGGCCCACCGCCAACATCTGCTGCTCACCGCCCGACAGGGTTCCGGCCAGTTGGCGCTTGCGCTCCTGCAGCCGTGGGAACAGTGTGTACACGCGATCGAGGTTCTTGGGGACATTTTTCCGTGTGCGCGGCGGGTACGCGCCCATTTGCAGGTTCTCCTCGACCGTCATATCGCTGAACAGTTGCCGCCCTTCGGGCACCAGCACCAAACCCCTCTGCGCCTTGGCATGCATGGACAGGCGCGTGACATCCTGGCCATCCAGCATCACCCGTCCCTTCCACGGCTTCAGCCAATGCATGATGGTGCGCAGCGTGGTGGACTTGCCCGCTCCATTGGCGCCCAGGATGGTGGTTAACTGCCCGGTACGCACCCTGAGTGACACACCCCACAGCACCTGCACCTCGCCGTAACCGGACTCGAGGCTCTCGATTTCGAGGGCAACATCCGTCATTGCACCTCCCGCAACTTGTCGGCGATGTCGGCGCTGCCCAGGTAGGCTTCGATGACCGCCGGATCGCGCACCACCTCGTCCGGCTTGCCCTCGGCAATCTTCAGGCCGAAATTCAGGACCATCACGCGGTCGGAAACGGCCATCACCGCGTGCATCAAGTGCTCGATCATGATGATGGAAACTCCTTGATCGCGGATGGCCCGGATCAGTTCCAGCATCTTCGCGACCTCGGTGGGATTCAGCCCTGCCAGCACCTCATCCAGCAGCAGCAGCCTGGGTTTGGCGGCCAGCGCACGCGCCACTTCCAGCCGCTTCTTCCCCGCAATGGTCAGATGCTTCGCCAGGATGTTGGCGCGGTCGGCCATGTGTACCCGCTCCAGCACCTTCAGTGCGATCTCGCGCGCCGCGCGCAGACCCAGATATTCTCTCCCGAAGCAGGCGCCGACGGTGACATTGTCGAGCACGGTCATTTCGTTCAGCGGCTTGACGATCTGGTGGGTGCGCGCCATGCCGTTGTGCACCAGCTTATTGGAAGGCCATCCGGTAATGTCCTGTCCGGCGAAGATGAAGGTTCCGCCGTCGGGCTTGTACACCCCATTCACGACGTTGAACAGCGTCGTCTTCCCGGCGCCATTGGGGCCGATCAGGCCGAGGATCTCGCCTTCGTTCAAAACGAAGCTCACATCGGAGACTGCCAGCAGTCCGCCGAAGCGCTTGGTGACCGCCTTGCCTTCCAGCAGCGCGCTCATTCGAGCACCTTCCGTGCCCGTGGTACGAGTTTGTACAGCCAACCGATCAGCCCACCCGGCGCAAACAGGATTACCAGCAGCAGCAAGCCGCCGGCAATAACCAGGTGGAAGTTGGAAAGCTTGGGCGAGGTCAGCAGCGACGACCGCAGTTGTTCATACAGCCCCGCTCCCAGCGCCGCGCCCACGACCGTGCCCTGACCGCCCAGCATCATCATCACGATCGCCTCGATCGAGGCAATGAGCTCGAAGGCCCCCAGGGGATCGATCATGCCGTTCTTGAAGAACATTAGCGCGCCCGCCACCGCCGGCAGAAATGCCGACACGCTGTAGACGATGGCCTTGTACACGGTGGTGTTGACCCCCAGCACCACCGCCGCGTCTTCATCCTCGCGGATGGCAAACAAGCCCAAGCCAAATTTCGAGATTTTGATGCCCAGGCTCAGAATTAGCGACAGCGCCATCACGCCGACGACCAGGTAATAGGTAATCCAGAGGGCCCGCATGGCGCCGCCCAGCGGTGCATACACCTCGAAAGAAACATACATGCCGGTGGAACGGCCCCACGGGTCGAAATTGGAGACGAAGGACTGCACCGCCTGCAAAATACCGATGGTGGCGAGTGCAAAGTATGCTCCGCGCAATCGCAAGATAGCCAGGCCGAACAGCAGGGCGAAGATCATGACCACTACGCCCGCCGCCAGCGACGCCCAGATCAGGGGCCAGCCCTTCACCGTCACCAGGTACAGCCCGATGTATCCGCCCAGCCCGTAGAACACGATGTTGCCGAAGTTGACGTACCCGGTGTAACCGATCATCAGGTTGAGGTTGCTGGCCAGGATGATGGCCACGGCCACCAGCAGAAGGTCCTCGCGCAGGGGGACGTTATTGGTTCGCACCGGGATGGCGATGAACAGCGCCGCAGTAATCAGGATCAGATAGAACAACGGCCGGCGAACAATCACGCGTTTTTCCTCGCGAAGATCCCGCGCGGGAAGAAGATCAGTACCACGACGAACAGCGCGAACTCGATCAGCGGCACCCAACTAACCGCGATAAACGGTGTCACCAGTCCTTCCAGCAACCCCAGCAGCACACCGGCGACCAGCGCGCCCACCGGTTTGCCCAGCCCCGCCAATACGGTCACCACGAAGCTCTTCAGCTCGTAAACCCCGCCGGAAAGAATAGTGAAGGGAAACAAAGTGGAGACCAGGGCGCCCGACGACGCCGCCAGCGCGATGCCGATGCCGAAGGCGGTGGCGAGCACCGCCGTGGAGGAGATGCCCATCAACTCGGCGGCATCGCGGTTTTGTGCGACGGCGCGAATGGCTTTACCGATCCGGGTGCGGAACAGAAACAGCTCCAACGCCAGCGCTACCACGATGGCCGAAATCGCCGCCGCGATGTGGTTGCCGGTGAACGTGTACGCGCCAACGGTGATGCCTGGCAGGCTGAAGTTGACGTTGTAAGGGCTGGTGCTCCAGATGATGGTGCCGATGCCGATCACCATCATATTGACGGAGAAGGTGGCCAGCAGGCTCATCAGCACCGGCCGTCCTACCACCCAGTGCACCGACATCCAATACACGATCACTCCGAGGACCAGTCCTCCAACGATGACCGGCAACAGCAGGAGGTATGCATTGGTGGAGATCGCGGTAAACAGCATGTACATGCCGAACATACCCAACGCAATCATGGAGCCATGGGTGAGATTGATGACGTCCATCACGCCCCAGATCAAGCTCAAACCCATGGCCGCCAGGCCGTAGACCGAGCCGACCAGCACGCCATCAATCATTGAGGCCAAAATGCCGCCCATGCTCTACCTCTTGATGCCGGAATGGGCCAGCAGCAAGCGGCTATCCGCGGTTTGCCGCTGGCCAGAGCGTTTCAGTGAATGGGATAGACGTGGTTGGCGCTCTTGTTGGCGAGCGGCCAGATGACCTGCTTGATCAGCTTCCCGGATTTGTCCTTCTGCCACTGAGCGATGACCATGGTGTGCCCGATTTGCAGGCCATGCTCACTGGGCGTGGTGGAGAACTTGGTGCGCCCGTAAAAGGTGATCGCATCCAGCCCGTTCAGCGCCCCGGCGACCTTCGCCGAGTCAATGCTCCCTGCCTGCTCGATGGCGTGCTGCAGGACCAGGCCGGCGGCGTAGCCACCCGCCGACTCATAGCTGGGCTCGGTGTTGTATTTCGCCGTATACGCTTTATTGAAATCCGCCACCGTCGGTCCGAACTGCGGCTTCACCGACAACTGCGGCTCCCATTGCGACGGAACGCTGACGCCGATCGCGGCATCGCCCAGCTCCGACCATTTCGGGCTGTCCGGCGCCACCAGCAGCGTGACCATGTTCATCTTCGCCTTGCGGGCGAACAGCTGCCTTGCCAGCGTGGAACCGTCGGCGTAATGCCCTCCGCCCATCAGGACCTTCGCCTTCGATGCCGTGACCTTGTCCAGAATGGCGCTGAAGTCGGTGGTGTTGGGAGCGTACGCTTCGCTGAACACCACGTCGAATCCTTGCTGCTGGGCGTACGGCTTGGCCGGATTCACGACCGCCACGGAAAAGGCCGCGTCCTCGTACACGAACGCGACGGTCGCCTTGGGGTCCTTGGCCTTGAGGGCATCAATCGCCGTCTCCAGGTATTGCGCCGCCGGCGCAAACATCTGGAACAGGTACTTGTTGCCCTGTTTGTAGGTCTTCTCGTCGGCTGCGCCCGTCGTGAGCATCACTTTCCCGTACTGCTCCGAAACGATGGACGCGCTGGTCGTCAAGGGGGAGGAGTAGGGGCTGAACAGGAAGTCGGCCTTGTCTTCCAGGATCAAACGCGAGTAAAGCTGCTGCACGCGTTTGGATTGCGATTCGTCATCGTAACTAGCGAACTTGACCTGGTAGCTCTTCCCGCCCGCCTTGATACCGCCAGCGGCGTTCACCTGGTCGCGCCAGAGTTCAAAGCCGTTGTATTGCTCCAGGGAATCGACGTTGAGGGCTCCGGTCTTGGATACCGTGAACCCGATGGTGATGGTTTGCTGCGCCTGAACCGCCAGGCAGAACGCAAAAAACAATAGCAAAAGGCAAACGCCAGTGCGTTTCACAATAGGACCTCCAAATAGGCGTATTGGTGCGTTTGGCTTTATACCACGAGCGAGCGCCGTGGTGCAGGGTTAGTGTGGCCGGCCAGCGTGGCTCAGCTCAATAGGCAGGGTGATCAGAAAGCACGATTATTCACTTGACACAAATACGGCCTCGGTGTAGCATGTGGGGCATGCTGAAAACGGCACTAATCACATTGGCTTGCGCAATCGCCGTGATGTTGTTGACCAAGGTGATGTTCGATCTGCGCAAAGGCGGTCCAAAATGAACATCCGCGAAGCAACCGCGAAATTCAAGACGGACGACGATTGCTTGACCTACATCGAGCAAATGCGCTGGCCTGATGGCACCGTGCGCTGCCCAACATGCGGCGATCATAACGTCGAGAAGTATGAACGCCCTGTGACCAATCCTGATCGCCGCCGCTCTAAGACCCGCTCCGAAGACAAGACCAATCGCCGGAAGTGGTTTTACATTTGCCGCAACTCCGATTGCCGTGAGCAGTTCTCGCCAACGTCGGGCACGCTATTTGCTGACACACATCTGCCGCTGATAGTTTGGTTCCACGCCATTGCAATCATGCTAAACGCGAAGAGGGGTATCAGCGCGATGCAACTCCAGCGCGACCTGGGCATCGGCGGTTACAAGACCGCCTGGTATCTGAATCATCGAATCCGTGAGGCCATGCAGGAATCGAATCCTGAACAGCTCGGCGGCACGGTAGAAATCGACGAGACGTACATTGGCGGCCGAATCAAGGGCAAGGGAGTTAGCTACGCGAAGGCGCAGAAGCAGGTTGTCAGGGGCGCTGTGCAGCGTGGCGGCCAGGCTCGGTTTCGGCACGTTTCCAATGCCCAGATAGAGACGATTCGCGGATTCGTCACCGCTCACATTAGCCCCGAAACTGAGAACGTCTATACCGACCAACGCGGCGTTTACCCTTCGGCACTTGCGCCGCAGTTCACAAACCGTCACCAGACCGTGAACTACATCATCGCCGAGTACGCGCGGGGAGACATGACGGCCAACAGCGTCGAATCCGCGTTTTCATTGCGCAAGCGTGGCGTGACAGGCTAGTTCCACAAACTCTAAGTCAGGCACCTGCATCGCTATCTGCGGAAACATCGGCACAACGATGCTGACCCCTTCATTGAGACAGTGCGGCGGCTCTGCGGCTTCGCGCCTCTGACGATTACCGCGCTGACTTCCGAGAAAGCTTAGGCTTCGCCTGGGCCTTCTTGCCAGCCTTTATCTCCGCCGTTTTCTGCGGTGGAGTGTGCAGCATCCGCGATAGAACGGCGTCGAATTGACCCTTATCGGCTTTCATGTTTTTCCCGGACCCACGTCCATTGGCAGTGCTCAAAAAATGTGCGGCGGTCCTTGTTGAGAATGGCTGCTGCCGCGCGCTGATTCGCCGGTTCTGCAACTACTTCGGCTCCGCCACATTCGGCACCGTGTACACCATCCGCAGCGCCGCCTGGTATTCGTCAAACAAGCCGCGGATGGTGTCGAACTCGCGCTTCACCGCCGTCCGGTAATCCGGGTGCGTGGCAAAGTCGAACAAGACCGCCGTCATGGTTTCCGCATCCACCACGAACCCGTGATGCCCGATCTCCTGCAGCGCATCAGCTTCCATTTCATAGGTGTGGTTGGACGAATTCGAGGTTTGCGTCGTCACCTCCACCCCCGGTACCGCGCTCGACAGGCTGCCCGTCTCCTCGTACCCTTCCGGCTTCTCCGGTTCGGGAGTCACCGCGGTTGCTCCGTACTTGACCATGTAGGCAAAGGCAAGCTCCGACAATGTCGCCACCGAAATGCCGTCGCGCGAATGGCCGTAGTCTTCAATCTTCACTTTTGTCCCGGTGGCCAGCGCTGCGCCACGCGCCGCATCGTCCACCATCCTCTTGACCTGCGCGACGTACACCGCATCCGGATAGCGCACCCAGATGTCGGCGACGGCGCGATCCGGCGTCACGTTGGGCGCCGCGCCGCCTTCGGTAATAATCCCCTGGATCCGCGTCTCCGGCCGCACGCTCGAGCGGATAGCATCGATGTTGTTGAATAGGTGGATCACGCCCTCCAGCGCGTTGCGTCCGTTCCAGGACGTCAACTGGTGCGCCGGCGCGCCACTGAAAATGTATTTCACCGCATCGATGTTCATGCAGCAGGTTCCAAAGCCCGGCGCCGGCCGCGATGTCCGCATCACCGAGTGGCTGCGCACGACAACATCCATCCCGTTAAACACGCCCGCTTCGAACATCTGCGTTTTGGCTTCCGGCGGCATGATCTCCTCGCCCGGCGTGCCGAACACCACCACGCTCCCGGGCGACTTCGTGCGCTGCAGGTACTCCGCCATGGCCAGCGCGGTGGCGATCCCCACCGGGCCTTGTGCGCTGTGCTGGTCGCCATGGAAGGGTCCCTTGGTTCCGCGCAACGCGTCATATTCAAGGATCACGCCCAGGTTGGGCCTGCCGTTGTTCCCTTTCCAGCGTCCCACGAACGCCGTTTCCAGCCCGCCAACTCCCATCTGCACCTCGAAGCCGTGCGCGCGCAGGTAGTCGGTCAACACCTGCACCGAGCGCTTCTCCTTAAATCCGATCTCCGGGTGGGTGGTGATGTCGTCGCACATGGCGAGCAGATCTTTCTCCATCAGCTCGCGGGCGCGCGCGACCACCTTGTCGCGCTCTGGATTCGGCGCAGTAAGCCTCTTCACCATGGCAGGAACGTCGAGCGACTTTTCCAGGGTCGCGATCTTCTGCACCACGTCACGCGCCGCCTCGCGCTCGGTCGCGGTTTCCTGGGCCGCGCATAGCGGACTCAACAGAGCAGCCAGAGCCAGACAGCCGATGACATGCCGCATCTTAGGAAATCTCCTCGGTGAAGTTGGCGGTAGAGCTTATCATTCGGTGGGATAAGCTAGAGTTCGATCATGTGACATGTTATCTAGAAAGGTATTATCGCAGCGCGGTGAGCGTTGCGGCCCCCTCCCCATCCCAAGACGCAGAACCAATAACTTGCGCACGGTATACCTGCAGGTAACCCACGGTAACCGTGAGGTGGCGCAGTTAACCGATAAGATAACGTTTGTGTGTGGCCGGAAGGTGATTTTGTTATCCAATAACTAAACAATGGGTTGTAAAGACACTACAACCCACGCCTCTACGTAAGGATACCCATGATTGGGGGAAGATGTCTGTGACAAGCGCGGAAAATTTGCTGTGTGTTATGTACGCTTTGCAGATTCGAGAACAGTAGTCAGAAACGACCCACCCTGTCTCGCACCGTCACTCCGTTTCGGGGTGGGCGCTTCCCGGCGAGACAAGGGTGGGGCAACCTCGACAGGAGGTGCGGCGGAAAGGGTGAGCCAGCACCCCATCCTCATATCAACCTCCCTGAAAATAGGAGGGTCCCAATTGCCGGGTTATTAAGGAAGGAGCAGCCCGTTTCGAACAAAAATCTTTTTTTGTTCTAGATTCGGAACAAGCATCGGATTTCGCAGAGTGACATGGAAACGACCTACATTCGCTAAGACGGGACAAATCTGGGGCTGGGTTCTGCCGTCCCTGCAGGACTCGGGTCTCTTAATCTTTCGAGTTTTCCCGGAC
Proteins encoded:
- a CDS encoding tyrosine recombinase XerC, whose translation is MSAQRGQDGRVAKTAVEKGVANFLRSLRERNASLHTIHAYARDLGEFAQYAGEATWGAIDHVRIRGFLSHLYERGLSKTSVARALAAVRSLYRWLAREGIVEQNPAALVATPRLAKKLPRVPTIEEINTVLDGGMPDAAAFPERDRAILELLYGCGLRNSELVGMNLADIHWSNGVILVRGKGSKQRVVPFGESAGAAISAYLPAREAVLKARKKSSPALLVNRRGGRLTTRSVGRIVKSVAVARGLPPDLHPHTLRHAFGTHLLEEGADLRAIQEMLGHERLATTQRYTQLSMKHVIQVYDATHPRAK
- a CDS encoding site-specific tyrosine recombinase XerD, yielding MAISALNERVLSGFVDYLKIEKGLARLSVEAYVRDLKQFSDFLQRPKPARALLRARRQDVRDFLGRLFSQQADGRSVARKLSALRQFYKYLLLDRMIEHDPTLNIDTPRQWKVLPKALSWAETESLLTPKAPQVGDPCHTNPSRTAIAARDRAMLEMLYAGALRVSEAVGVGLNDLKNEQGCVLVRGKGDKERIVPLGRAAVEALQHYLAGPRSVLAGQRSSPLLFIARGARRLTRQRVWQIVRAASQASGRAASPHMLRHSCATHMVENGADLRTVQTILGHADISTTQVYTHVAIDRLKTVFMQHHPRAKRRSW
- a CDS encoding ABC transporter ATP-binding protein; translation: MSALLEGKAVTKRFGGLLAVSDVSFVLNEGEILGLIGPNGAGKTTLFNVVNGVYKPDGGTFIFAGQDITGWPSNKLVHNGMARTHQIVKPLNEMTVLDNVTVGACFGREYLGLRAAREIALKVLERVHMADRANILAKHLTIAGKKRLEVARALAAKPRLLLLDEVLAGLNPTEVAKMLELIRAIRDQGVSIIMIEHLMHAVMAVSDRVMVLNFGLKIAEGKPDEVVRDPAVIEAYLGSADIADKLREVQ
- a CDS encoding ABC transporter ATP-binding protein, with product MTDVALEIESLESGYGEVQVLWGVSLRVRTGQLTTILGANGAGKSTTLRTIMHWLKPWKGRVMLDGQDVTRLSMHAKAQRGLVLVPEGRQLFSDMTVEENLQMGAYPPRTRKNVPKNLDRVYTLFPRLQERKRQLAGTLSGGEQQMLAVGRGLMQEPLVLMIDELSLGLSPLLAQQLFLTLKKLKQEGITIVLVEQNVHLALALADYAYVMAEGRVRLEGPAQQVENMDEVRSAYLGL
- a CDS encoding DUF72 domain-containing protein, coding for METGSSKFYAGTSGWAYAVWKPDFYPPKLPQKDFLKFYSTQLNAVEVNYSFRRMLNEKIIASWMAQTPQHFRFALKAHQAITHFRRLKNAQEPLQRFVDSIQPLAQAERLGPVLFQLPPDLKADAHLLNSFLELAPRRLRVAFEFRHASWFNADVFAVLERHNAALCIAESDKLASPERFTADFAYFRLRKPEYLKTERQQIATAMRKRLNQVGEIYAFFKHEERPDSPLYARELLEAVAGGSSAAA
- a CDS encoding HD domain-containing protein translates to MSSIETVANPAIGGGADSSHKRKVRKRGLGSVNRELWLLLAMFAIALLLNLMVAEHRMLLGVYVLPTIFSAYYYGRRHAVLTALASVFLILALAYVNPIVLGKSFDFIAEEPWFDFMVWGGTLLVIAYLMGTLYDRKEEHLRELRQSYEGILMILQHIASDNKYSQNHPFRVSLTASKIAEQMELGSQRVEDVRAAALLHEIDKVGISNEMLYQAANMTPAELDQIQASLAQGRKLPPAKGGALWRIIPTLLAHHALMEKAEQSQLLPNAPLEARILLVSDVYDSLTSAKNARISPSEAMERISQRAGIEYDADVVDAMIQIFRRRGTQPGEPEMRTFGVD
- a CDS encoding branched-chain amino acid ABC transporter permease; amino-acid sequence: MIVRRPLFYLILITAALFIAIPVRTNNVPLREDLLLVAVAIILASNLNLMIGYTGYVNFGNIVFYGLGGYIGLYLVTVKGWPLIWASLAAGVVVMIFALLFGLAILRLRGAYFALATIGILQAVQSFVSNFDPWGRSTGMYVSFEVYAPLGGAMRALWITYYLVVGVMALSLILSLGIKISKFGLGLFAIREDEDAAVVLGVNTTVYKAIVYSVSAFLPAVAGALMFFKNGMIDPLGAFELIASIEAIVMMMLGGQGTVVGAALGAGLYEQLRSSLLTSPKLSNFHLVIAGGLLLLVILFAPGGLIGWLYKLVPRARKVLE
- a CDS encoding branched-chain amino acid ABC transporter permease → MGGILASMIDGVLVGSVYGLAAMGLSLIWGVMDVINLTHGSMIALGMFGMYMLFTAISTNAYLLLLPVIVGGLVLGVIVYWMSVHWVVGRPVLMSLLATFSVNMMVIGIGTIIWSTSPYNVNFSLPGITVGAYTFTGNHIAAAISAIVVALALELFLFRTRIGKAIRAVAQNRDAAELMGISSTAVLATAFGIGIALAASSGALVSTLFPFTILSGGVYELKSFVVTVLAGLGKPVGALVAGVLLGLLEGLVTPFIAVSWVPLIEFALFVVVLIFFPRGIFARKNA